The following are from one region of the Candidatus Rokuibacteriota bacterium genome:
- a CDS encoding SUMF1/EgtB/PvdO family nonheme iron enzyme: MEFVEIPAGKFWMGWEEGLPGEGPRHPVWVDDFAVAKAPVTNAEYGRFLEINPIAPPAYWGDPRFSDPRQPVVGVSWREAVAFCEWLTLETGQTHRLPTEAEWEKAARGRLDGARYPWGKAKAEEVFAGVTLPLRAPPPAGSGPANGYDLTDLSGSCHEWCMDWYEEGYYLASPTLNPRGPLAGTRRVSRGGAWRHQFPWSPVAHRSSLPAHLRYSDYSFRVVRLP, encoded by the coding sequence GGGAGGAGGGCCTCCCGGGGGAGGGCCCGCGCCATCCCGTCTGGGTGGACGACTTCGCCGTCGCGAAGGCGCCGGTCACCAACGCGGAGTACGGGCGCTTCCTCGAGATCAACCCGATCGCGCCGCCGGCGTACTGGGGCGACCCGCGCTTCAGCGATCCGCGCCAGCCCGTGGTGGGGGTGAGCTGGCGGGAGGCGGTGGCCTTCTGCGAGTGGCTCACGCTGGAGACCGGTCAGACGCACCGGCTGCCGACCGAGGCCGAGTGGGAAAAGGCCGCGCGCGGCCGCCTGGACGGAGCGCGCTACCCGTGGGGCAAGGCCAAGGCCGAGGAGGTCTTCGCCGGGGTCACGCTCCCGCTGCGAGCGCCGCCTCCCGCCGGCTCAGGTCCCGCCAACGGCTACGATCTCACGGACCTCTCGGGTTCCTGCCACGAGTGGTGCATGGACTGGTACGAAGAAGGCTACTACCTCGCGTCTCCGACGTTGAACCCCCGGGGCCCGCTGGCTGGAACCCGGCGGGTGTCGCGCGGCGGCGCCTGGCGGCACCAGTTCCCCTGGAGCCCCGTGGCCCACCGCTCGAGCCTCCCCGCGCACCTCCGGTACTCGGACTACAGCTTCCGCGTCGTCCGACTCCCGTAG
- a CDS encoding amidohydrolase family protein: MIDLLLRACRLPDRDGLADLAIADGRITAIGAVREAARETVEVRGRVVTPGLVEAHIHVDKALLSDRVSGAAGTVEEAIRLTGEAKRRFTVEDIRSRARQVLELAIGGGTTAMRTHVDVDPIVGLQGMEAVLPLKREYAPALDLQVCAFAQEGILQAPGTEALLRQALAMGADLVGGVPYNDTDPAEHIASVFNLAREFDVDADFHVDFFDEPEHLHVREIARQTVSAGWQGRVAVGHLTELAALPVSEHDAIIADIAAAGIGVICLPATDLYLTGRRDELNVRRGLTPIRRLLAAGVPVALASNNVRNPFTPVGTADLAHMAFIAVVAAHMGAPAEMRELVAALTTYPARILRLRDYGLSIGCRADLVVWECERPEDIVAALPPRALVVKNGRVTIEQELRINARWREAPTRP; encoded by the coding sequence ATGATCGACCTCCTGCTCCGGGCCTGCCGTCTCCCAGATCGCGACGGCCTTGCCGATCTGGCGATCGCCGACGGGCGGATCACCGCGATCGGGGCGGTGCGCGAGGCGGCTCGCGAGACGGTCGAGGTGCGCGGCCGCGTCGTGACGCCGGGGCTCGTGGAGGCCCACATCCATGTGGACAAGGCCCTCCTGTCCGATCGCGTGAGCGGCGCTGCCGGGACGGTGGAAGAGGCGATCCGCCTGACCGGAGAGGCGAAGCGGCGCTTCACGGTGGAGGACATCCGCTCCCGGGCCCGGCAGGTGCTCGAGCTGGCCATCGGGGGAGGTACGACCGCCATGCGGACCCACGTCGACGTGGATCCGATCGTCGGCCTCCAGGGGATGGAGGCGGTGCTGCCGCTCAAGCGAGAGTACGCGCCAGCGCTCGACCTTCAGGTCTGCGCCTTCGCCCAGGAAGGGATCCTCCAGGCGCCGGGGACCGAGGCCCTCCTGCGTCAGGCCCTCGCGATGGGCGCCGATCTGGTCGGCGGCGTCCCGTATAACGATACGGACCCGGCTGAGCACATCGCCAGCGTATTCAACCTCGCCCGGGAGTTCGACGTGGACGCCGACTTCCACGTAGACTTCTTCGACGAACCTGAGCACCTGCACGTCCGGGAGATCGCGCGACAGACCGTCAGCGCGGGCTGGCAGGGGCGGGTCGCGGTCGGCCACCTCACCGAGCTCGCCGCGCTCCCGGTGTCCGAGCACGACGCGATCATCGCCGACATCGCGGCGGCCGGCATCGGCGTCATCTGCCTCCCAGCCACGGACCTCTACCTGACGGGCCGTCGCGACGAGCTGAACGTCAGGCGAGGCCTCACACCCATTCGCCGTCTCTTGGCCGCAGGCGTGCCGGTCGCGCTCGCGTCGAACAATGTCCGCAACCCGTTTACGCCTGTCGGCACCGCGGATCTCGCGCACATGGCGTTCATCGCCGTCGTGGCAGCGCACATGGGGGCGCCCGCGGAGATGCGCGAGCTGGTCGCCGCCCTCACGACCTATCCGGCTCGGATTCTCCGGTTGCGTGACTACGGCCTCAGTATCGGGTGCCGGGCCGATCTCGTCGTGTGGGAGTGCGAGCGCCCCGAAGATATCGTGGCCGCGCTCCCGCCCCGCGCCCTGGTCGTGAAGAACGGGCGGGTGACGATCGAGCAGGAGCTCCGCATCAACGCGCGGTGGCGGGAGGCTCCGACTCGTCCGTGA